TTGTTAAGAGGCAGGCAAACATCTATAAAGTTTCTGCCCAGCTGGTGCACAGAACAGAAGCGTGTGTTTTTGGCCAGGGAAATCATGGTCTTGGCCGGATGTACCCTGAACTCACCAATGGTGCGGTACTGCTCCAGAAAATGGCGATACAAACCCACGGTCACTTCAGACTTGCCCCGCAGGAAATCCTCTTCGGTTTTGTCCAGGCAGGAGTGGGTTTGGTTGGTTCTCAGGAACTCTTGGGCGCAGGTGGGGCAGGTCCACATAAAAGAAAGATAGGCGTTTTTGGCTTGTTTTCTGGAAAATAGGCCAAAAACGGAAATTCCGCAAACAGACGTCTGCTGAATTTCTGAAGGCTTTGGGTTGACTGAATTAATTGACGAAACACAAGACCCGGTTCCACCTGATTCTATCTGTGAAACTGGCCGTAGAGTCAGTAGACATTCCTATCAACACGGGCTTGCCCACCACGTATTCTTCGGGCACAAACCCCCAGTACCTGGAGTCATGCGAGTTATGCCGATTGTCTCCCATCATGAAATAATAGTCCTGCTGAAAGGTGTAGTGGGTCATTAGTTTCCCGTTCTGGTACAGCAGACCGTTGTTCAAGGCCACGTTTTCATTACGTTCGTACACGCGTATGATCTTCTCATACAGCGGCACCGTTTCTGCGGTAAGCGCCACCGTGGTTCCTTTTTTGGGAATGTACAGCGGCCCATAATGGTCCTGGTTCCAGGCATAGGTGGCCGGGGCAAATGGAAATACCCGCTCCTCGGCCTGTCCGGCCGGCATCTTTACTGGCGTCACGGTGGCAACGAAGTCAAATTCCTGTAATAGCCGGGCTTTTTCTGCCGAGGTAAACATGAGATATCCGCCCTCCGTCTGGTACAAGTCGGTGATGCCCTGCTTCTGGAAGAATTTTTCCTGCACATACTCCTTGGTCTGCACAAAGTAGCTGAACTGGAGGCCCGCCGGATTCTCTGCCTGTTTGCCATTGATGTACACCTGCCCGTCTTTTATCTGGAAAGAATCACCGGCCACGGCCACGCAGCGCTTCACCAAAAAGGTCTTCAGATCCAGGGGACGTTCAACTTCCTCTGGGTGGTTGAAAACGACGGCGTCATTGCGCTTCACCTGGGAGAGGCCGGGTAACCGCCAAGAAGGAAGCTGCACCAAGTCTGAGTAGGAGGAAAGTTTGGTGCCCCAGATGGTCTGGTGAGTCAAAGGAACCTGCAACGGGGTAATGGGCGTACGGGAACCGTAGTGGAGCTTGCTTACAAACAGGTAATCGCCGGTCATGAGGGAGCTTTCCATGGAGGAGGTGGGCACGGCGAAGGCTTCAAAGGTGAGCCACCTGATGACCATGGCGCAGAGAATGGCAAACTTGAGCGCATCTCCCCACTCGCGGAGGGCAGATTTCTTAACGGCTGGCGCAGAGCGCTGCTGTTTATTTCTTTGAAAAGGTAACCGCATAGTTTCAAGGAAGTTAGGCGAAGGAGAGAAATATAGACTTAAACTATATTCAGCCCTTGCATATTGTGTTCTTCCCTGAAAAAACTAGAGATGGAGATGCGCGGCTTTCTCTTCTTTTATTCCATGACGTACCTGCCTTCTGGGGTTGCCAGCAAAGAAGGAACCGTTTTGGACTGTTCAAACGCCTGGTACCCCGCCTCCAGATTTTTCCAGAAGGCCAGGAGTTGAGGCGCCTGGGTGTAGGCTGATTTTAACTGGGTATACGCTGGCGTGTTAAACCTCACCGGAAAGAAATGCACGGGAATCTGAGTCTGGCCTTGTTCAAAGGCTTCTACTGCCAGCACATACAGCACCTTGATTTTATCATCAGTGATGGACACGCAGCCCACCGTCTGGCAGTCGCCGTGCAGGAAGATGTCGCCGCCCAGTTTACCGGTGGGATTGCGGGCCTTGTCTGCAGCGTTGGGGTAGTTGACACCCAAAGACAGGTAGAAATTACTCTTGGGGTTAAAGCGGTCAATGAAATAGAAGCCTTCGGGTATCTGGCCGTCTCCCTCCCTGCGCTTGGGACCCACCGTGCCAGACATGGCGCAGAACGGATACGTAAGCAGCAACTGGAATGGCGTGTCTTCCTTTTTCTTCGCCCAAATCTCCAGCGTTTGCTCCTGCTTGAACACCCTTAGGTAGAGCTCCAGATTGGTCATGGCCAGCCCCTTGTTCTTTAGAAACTTGTCTAAATCTGCGTACTTCTGGGCATAAGCGGTGCGCACCCGCTCATACTGCATTTGCTGTTGCTTGAACCGGTCGGGCGCTAGCAACAGCACCAGGCTGAACGCCAGAAGGAGATTTTTCATGAAACCGTAGACCTGTCAATTGGAGAAAAGGAGGGAAGGGCAAAGATGCGGAAATCTCCTGAACCGGCAATGGCCTGAGCATGAGGCCGGTGTGCATTTCTGCTTTGGCCTTGAACGGGCAATCTGCAAGAATGGTCGTTTTTGGCTTATTTTCTGGAAAAGAGGCTAAAAACGGAAAACCACAGCGCTGGGGCTGTGGATTCACGGTTATCTTTTGTCTTTGAAAGGCCTTCGGTCATCAGGTTGGTTTCTGTCTCTGGACTGCTCTCGGTCCCTTGAATCTTCCCGGTCCCGGCCGCCATCCCGGTCTCTGGAGGTAGAAGTACTTGGCCGCTGAGCCTTTTCTGATGACAGGCCTTTCTTTGGTTCCATGGGGCCGCGCATGTGAATGACCAACCCGTTCAGGAAGTTGCGCAGGAGTTGGTCGCCGCAGGGTTGGTAGTTAGGGTGGTCTTCTTTTCTGAAGATGGCGCCCAGTTCGCTTTTAGACACGTTGAAGTCTACCAGCTTAAGAATGTCAATGATCTGGTCGTCGCGCAGTTGCAAGGCCACGCGCAGTTTTTTGAGGATATCGTTGTTGGTCATGGAAACGCTTGGTTTGACTGTGCCTATTCTACGAAGTTGAGGCGGCACGGTATTCAAAACCCTAAATTACTGTTTCTTTTTGGAGTTTGAACGGCGGGTTTTCCCCGTAGCCGGCGCTTTGGGATCGGTGACCTGGATTTCTCCGGCTTTTTCCTTGTCTTCGTTCACTATGCCTTTCTTTTCCTGGCCGGGCTTGAACTCCATCTTCCCGAACTTATAATTAAAGCTCAGCCGCACCACGCGGTTGTAGTTGTTCTGCCAGCTGTTGCTGTGGTAGCGGTTCAGGAGGTCTTGCACATAGGTCTCGGTGTACACAGAGTTACGCGTAGTGAGGTTACCGCCAATAAAGTTTTCAATGTTTAGGCTAAGGCCCGCCTTCTTGTCCCAGAACTCTTTGCGCAGGCCCAGGCTGTAGCTGTAGGAGGCGGTGCTTCGGCTTTGCAAATCAAATTTTCTGGAGTTGAACGAGCCAGACACCTGCACGCTGTACGTCTCCAGGAAGCGGTAAGAAGCGTTTGAATTGAGCGAGTACATCCAGCCCGCAGAGGTTTTTTGCAGGGCATTGCTCTGAAGGCTGGTGTAGTACAGATTGCCGTTCACGCCCACCTGGCCCTTCTGCTTGAACCGCGTGGTGGTGGACAGGCTCAGGCCGTAGACCGCATTTCTACCAATGTTGCGCTGCGTGGTGTTCCTTCTGATGATTTGCTCGCCGTTACGGGTCACCAGTTCCTCAAACTGAAAAGCGCCTATGTCATTGTTGGTCTGCCGCCAGTAAACAGAGGCGTTCACGGTGGTGGTTTTGATGGGATGCGTGTAGTTCACCTCTGTGTTGTGGGTGAGTTCTGCGTCCAGGTCTGGGTTGCCGTACCGGATGTTGTACACGTTGGTGGAGTCAATGTAGGGGTTCAGGAGCTGGATCTGGGGCCGATGGATGCGGGTGGAATAGCTGAGGCGCAGCCGTTTGCCCTGCTCAAAAGTCCGGGACAAGGTGACATTGGGCATCAGGTTTTTGAACGTCTTCTCAATGGAGTTCTGGGTGGAGATGAAGTCACCGGCCACGTGGGTGTATTCATACCGGGCCCCCAGCCGCATCACGTATTTGCTTTGGACCCTGAGCGTGTAGGAAAAGTAGGTGGAATACACGTTCTGGTCATACTGGAAGATGTTGGAACGGCGCGGATTGGGGTCCAAAGGACCTTCTGCGGTGCTGGCAGAAAACAACTGGTGGTTGCTCTCAGACTGGCGCAGAATGGCTTTGGTGCCCACTTCCAACTTCCCCCATTTCTCAAACGGATGGGTGTAGTCGGCCTGCACGGTGGCTTCTTTGTTGGCTACCAGATTGTCGGCTTCTTCGCGGTAATTGACGGTAGTGGCTTCTTCTAGCTGCGTAAGGTGGTTTTGGCTGTTATTGCGGTTAGTGCTGTACAGCCCCAGAACTTCCAGTTCCTGGCCCTTCTTCTGAAACCGCCGGGTATAGTCCAGGTTGGCCTCCAGGCTCTGATTCCGGCCCTCTGTTAGAATGTCACGCTGAAACTGGCGCTGAAACTGGGTGGTATAGTTGTTCTCCTCTGAGGTAAGCACGCGCTCATTGTCAGAAAAAGATTTGTTCAGGCGCAGGTTGGCGCTCAGGTTGTTCTTGTCATTGAAATCATGGTCGCCGCCCAGTTGCAGGAAGCCGCTCTGGTCCTGGTTATCAAATCGGCTGGCCTGCTCAATCTCCCGGTTTTCTGTGTAGAGATCACCGGAGGTAGAAAGCTTGTCCCTAAGATAGAGTTGCTCTGTCTCAGAGTCGCCGTGTCGGTTGTTCAGGTTGCCGCCAGCGCTGGCGCGGATGCCGGTTTTGCCTTTTCTGCCGTTCAGGCTGGCGTTGAGGTTGCTGGTTCTGTTACCTACTGAGGCATTGACCGCACCCGTCATGCCCTGCATAAGAGTGCTTTTGGTAACGATGTTGATGACCCCGGCGCTGCCTTCGGCGTCATGCTTGGCAGATGGGTTGGTGATCACTTCCACGCTCTTGATCATGTCTGCCGGAATCTGCTGCAGGGCTTCGGCCAGGTTGGCCGCCATCATGGAAGAGGGCTTGTTGTTGATGAGGACTTTAATCTTGCTACTGCCCCGCATCTCCACATTCCCGTCTATGTCCACGGACAGCATGGGCACTTTCTTGAGCACGTCTGCGGCGGTACCGCCAATGTTGGTGATATCTTTTTCGGCGTTATAGACCAGCCCGTCATCCGTGTCCTGGATTAAGTCCTTCTCCGCTGATACCACCACTTCTTTCATGGTCTGGTCTGCCGCAGAAAGTGAAAGAGTGCCTACGTCCAGTGCGGTTGCTTCTGCTGAAACGGTGAACGCATGAGTAAGCGGCGCATACCCAAGATAGGTGACCACCAACTGGTAACTGCCCGCCGCCACCTTAGGAAAAGTGAATTTGCCCCGGGCATCGGCGGAAGTCCCGGACAGCACCTTGCCACTGGGGGTCTGCAAGGCGATGGTGGCAAACTCTACCGGCTGCTGGGTTCCCTTGTCTACCACCGTGCCCGTAAGTAGAACCACTTGTGCCTGCTGCCAGCCATGAGGGCGCGCCAGAACCTCAGCCTTCACCGATGTGTTTGCCAAAAGAAGGCTATAAAAGCAACTGAGCAAGCTCCAGAAGAAGAAGTGTTTCACGCAGAAGGAATGAAAATACCGGATTAGGGGACTATTGTTTCGGGCAGGCAATCTAAACGATTTCTGTTTGATTTACCTGGCCGCAAAAGCTTCCTTTGGACACCTAATTGGGGCGTAGGTTTAAAAGGTGAACCAGGTATATTTTGTGAAGGTGCTTCGTCGTCTTGCCTGGCATGGATTTGAACTCACGCTCAGAGTTTCTTTTTAACAAGCGCCTCTTTTTGCCTACTTTTAATTTTCTAAACAGCACTAACTTTATGACACAATACCTGGTAACCGGCACAGATTATACCTCAGAAGGCGCGTTAGACAACCGTATGGCCGTGCGTCCTCAGCATTTAGAGATGGCCAAGAAGCTGAAGGCGAGCGGCAACTTTATCATGGGCGGTGCTTTCTTAGATGAGCAAGGCGTGATGAGAGGCTCTTCATTGGTGCTTCAGTTTGAGACCAAGGAAGAATTGCAAAAATGGATGGACGAGGAGCCGTACATTCTCCAGAAGGTTTGGGAAACCGTGGATGTGAAGACCTATAAAATCGCGCAGATTTAAATTGCTTCTTTTGCTTGACTTCAGTCGTTTTTGGCCTGTTTTCTAGAAAACAGGCCAAAAACGATTCCTTGCATAAGGAACTTCAGTACCTACCTATTCATTAAAATCATCACAATAACCATCACCGCCAAGATGATGTGCGGGATGAAGGTAACGCCGCCGCGTTGGCTCAATTTGGCCAGGGCGGTTTCTTCATCTGGAGAAGTGGCGATGGCTTTTTCTACCTCACGGTGGGCTTGCCGGATGTAGGCGAAATTGGCCAGGCCGCCCGTCACCAGTCCCCAGAAAATCATGGCTACCCGTTCTACCGCGACAATGTAGTTCTCTGGGATGAGCCCTTGTTTGATTAAAACGCCTTCCAGCAAAGTCTGGGAAAGCACGGCCAAAATCAGGAACAGGGCAAAACGGTTCATCTTGCGGTAGAGCAGCCAAGGCAAACCCAGAAAGAAGGCGTAGAAGTTAAACGTGAACTTATGACCGGCCTGATATTGCTCCAGCTTGTCATAGTAATAGTCGTGGCTCTGCCCAAAATAGGTGCGGTAGTAAATCTCTTTGTCTTCTGCCAACATGCTAACGGAATTCTGAACGCGTAAAAGGGCTGGGCCTGTAAAATATTAACTCACCAGGGAGGGTATAAAGGTAGTGAGAAAGCATCGGTTTCTTCTGCGTTCAGGCTCAGGAGTTGGCGTCTTATGGGATTCCAGGTCAAGTCTAACTAACCAGGTGCAGCAAGTCTTGCCGGGAAAAGGTGCTCAATACCGAACTATCCGTTTTCACCAGGTTGCCGGCCAGTTCTTTTTTAGAGGCCTGCAGAGTCATGATTTTTTCCTCAATGGTGTCTGGGCAGATGAGGCGCACGGCCACCACGTTCTGGTGCTGGCCAATGCGGTGCGCTCGGTCAATGGCCTGGTTCTCCACGGCAGGGTTCCACCAAGGATCTACTAGGTACACGTAATCTGCGGAAGTAAGATTAAGCCCGGTGCCACCCGCTTTCAAACTGATCAGAAATACGCGTACGTCAGGCTTGGTCTGGAAGCTTTCTACTTTCTGGCCGCGTTGGGTAGTCTGCCCCGTGAGGTATTCATAGGCTATGCCGCGTTTTTCCAGCTCTGGCCTGATCAGGTCCAGCATGGACACGAACTGAGAGAAGACCAGTATTTTATGGTAAGGCGCCTTGTTCTCAATCTGCTCCAGCAGGGCTTCCATCTTGGCGGAAGACTCTCCATAAGAAGCCTCGTCTGGCAGCAGGGCGGGGGAGTTGCAGATCTGGCGCAGTTTGGTCAGCCCCTTGAGCACATGCATTCGGCTCTTGGGCAAGTCGTCTTCCTGCTGCGCCAGCAGAAAATCCCGGACGTCCTTGGCGTGACTTTCATAAATCTGCCGCTGCTCCAAGCCCATCTCACAGTAAATGACCATCTCGGTTTTCTCGGGCAGCTCGGCGGCTACCTGTTCTTTGGTACGGCGCAACAGAAACGGCTGTATCTTCTTCTGCAGTTCGGCGGCGCGCTTGGTCTCCTTGAACTTGTCAATGGGCGTGGCATAATGATCCCTGAAATAGCGCTTGTCGCCCAGCAGGCCGGGACAGGCGAAGGACAGCTGCCCATACAAATCTATGGTGTTGTTTTCTACGGGCGTGCCCGTGAGGACGATGCGGTTGCGGGCCTTCAGGAGGCGGGCTGCCTTGTACCGCTGGGACTCTGGGTTCTTGATGGCCTGCGACTCGTCCAGGAAGATATAATGGAAAGTGATTTCTTTGAGCGCCTTGATTTCAGACAGCAACGTGCCATACGAGGTGAGGACTATGTCTACCAAATCAAATTCTTTGCGGCCGCGCACAGCCCCGTAGAACGTGTGTACTTTGAGACTTGGGGCAAACCGCGCCAGTTCCTGTTGCCAGTTGAACAGCAGTGACGTGGGTACCACCACCAGGTGAGGGCCAGCCGCTCTCTTCTCTTTGAGCACCAGCAGAAAGGCGATGACCTGCACGGTCTTTCCCAGGCCCATGTCATCGGCTAGGCAGCCGCCAAAATTGAGGTCGTCTAGCTGGTGGAGCCAGTTGAGGCCTTGTTGCTGGTACGGACGCAGGGTGGCTTGCAGCGTTGCGGGGGCCGGTATCTGAGGCAATTTGGCCGTGGGCTGCATTTTCTTCTGCAGCGTGGCCAGTTCCTTTTTAATCTCGTTGGGCAGCACTTCGTCTTCATACAGCTCGGCTACGTGCGCGAAGTGTATTTTAGGCGTACGCAGCTGCTCTTCCACCACATCTGCCCACCTGAAATAGCGGGCCAGCCGGTCCATCCATTCCTGGGGGAGAATACCCAGGGTGCCGTCATCCAGTTGCACGTATCTGGTTTTGTTCTTGACGGCCTTGGCCACTTGCTTTAAAGAGGCTTTCTGCTTGCCGTACAACAGGTCAATGTGGGTGTCAAACCAGTCCAGGCCGCTCTCCATGGAAATAGAAAGCGTCCCTTTGAAAGGGCTGAACTTCTGGCTTTTAAGTTGGTCAAACCCCAGAATGGTAATGCCCTGCGCACGCCAGGCGTCAAAGGCTTCCAGAAACCAATCCTGGTCCAGAAACTGGTCTTTGTGCAAATAGAAACTGGTCTGGCTAATCTGGTTTTCCAGGTCTGGGTGCTCCTCCAGGATGGCACGCGTAAGCGCCAGTTCTGCGGCTTCTTCTCGGTTGAGGGTAAAAGCTCTGCCCTGAGCGTCTGTAGCGTATATCTGTTTCCTGGACAAAACGGGCACTTCATTGGCCCCGTATTTCATGGCGGGTGTGAGGAGGACGTAAGGCGTTGACTCAGAGAGATAGAGGAGCTTCTGTGCCGGCTGGTCAAAGCCTTGTTCTTTCACCTGTTGGGCAGTGGCTGGCCGCAAAAAAGAATACGTGATATTAATCTGGTCTTCCAGCGGTGCCAGCACCTGCGTCCTGAACTCTTCAAACTTGGAGCTGTGCAGAACCAGTTGGTGGTGGTGTTTTTTGAAAAACTCAATGACCCGCAGCATTTCTTCGCGCTCTACCAGATAGAGGGTGTTTTTGAGGTGCAGGAAGTAGTTAAATTGAACGTCCAGGTCAGAAAAGGCGTAGGCCTGGCCTTCTAGCTGCAAATGCCCGCTCACCTCATAAAAGTCATTCTGCAAATGAACGGTCAACTGCACGTCTACGGGCAGGGCCTTCACCTGTACCGGAGAAAGCGCACTGGCCGTTACATTCACTGATTTCTCTGGATTGTGCCAGTAAAATTCCAGTCGCAGCGGGTTTTTGAGCAGCGCTTGCAGAGCGGCCAGGTCGGCGGGGGTTCTGGTGGTATTGTAATTGCCCTGAAACTTAGAAATGCCGCTGTAGAACTTAAGCTCCTCTGGGTCCTGAGTCTGCCACAGAAAGTCAAACGGGGCCAGCGCCTTAAGCGGATTCTTGATCTTGCCTTCTCGGGTGAGCGGGGCTTCCATCAGGTCCAGGTGCAGGTTGTTGTAAAACCGGTGCTTGCCTATCACCACAATGGGTTTGACACCATCTACGGCCAGTGGGGCGGCCGGCAACCGAGGCCCGGAAGGGGAGAGTTCTTCGGCAATGAAGGCACTGGTGAACGTATGAATGGGGAACAGTTCTTTGCGGCGCGGTTCAATATGCAGGTTTTTGTTGCTGTACTCCAACTCAAAGAAGGTGTCCAAATCGGGTTCATGTTCAAGCCCATACGGCGCGGCGGCTTTCTGCATTTTCTGTCTCCGCAACGTTGGGTCAAAGAACACCCGCACTTCCTCGCGGTACAAGACGCACTGCAATACTTGCACCTGGTGAGTACACATTTTGTTTTTTGGTGCGGCACAGGCACAGTCTAGCCGCAAAGAGCCGCCCAACTGCCGCACCACCACTGGCTGAAACACAATGCTGCTAAACGGATTCACAAAAGACCCGAAGTCTACCTGAATGGACAAGGGATGGATGTCTGCATACCCCCGGGCCTCTGGCAGAAGCCTTTCTGCGCAATGTGCCTCCAGCCAGTCAAACGTGATGGCTCCCAGGTCTACGTGGTCAATCACAAATTCTGTGGCAGAAGGAGAACCAAGTAGGTTGTGGGCCTGTGGGGCGGGGGAAGTGGTCATGCAAACGGTACTACAGGAAAATTAAGCGTTCTGCGGCAAGGCCGCCAGGTTGAGTTCTTCGGCGTGCGCCTGCAAGGTCTCTATGATAAAGGTGATGTGCTCGGTTAGATCTACGTTCAATAACTCAGCTCCTAGGCGTACCTCGTTGCGGTCCACTGAGGCGGCAAAGCTGGCCTGCTTCAATTTCTTGAGCACCGATTTGGCTTCCAACCCTTCCAGCCGCTGGGGTCTAACCTGGGCGCAGGCCACCACAAAGCCGGTTACCTCGTCGCAGGCCAGCAGCGCCTTGTCCAGCAGGGTATTATACGGCACACCCCAATGGCTGTAATGCGCCGAGATGGCGTGCGCCATTTCTTCTTCAGACTGTTCTCTTAACAATTGAACGATGACGTTTGGATGCTGGTGAGGGTGCGCCTCATAATCCGCGTCATGCAGCAAACCGGTGTTTCCCCACAGTTCAGGATCCTGGTTTAGTTTCTGAGCGTAAGCACGCATGACCAGTTCCACGGTGCGGGCATGACGCAACAGGCTCTCGCCTTTGGTATAGCTATGTAAAATCTGGAGCGCTTCTTCTCTTTGCATACCTTCTTCTTAATGAATAATGACGAATGGCCAGTGAATAATATTCTGGGAGGAATGAACAATGAAAATACTAATTATTTGGTCACTGCTCTAAAATTTATCATTTCCTCACATACTTTTTACTGGCTTCTCAACACTCAATCACAACTGCTCACTCTTATATTCATCATTAGGCACTCATCATTATTCATTATTAATGATGGTGGTGATGGTCGTCTTCGGGGTTGTGTCTGAGGTTTTGGATGGAGCCGAAAATGAACAACACAGCCCAGCACAGATAGAGGTAATTGAAGGAGGAGATTTCTTTGCCCAGAAAATGAAGCAGCACGTGGGCCAGCAAAGACATGATGATTCCCGTAAGGGCAATGAATTGAAAGGAATTCATTGCTTTGGGATTGAAAATTTTAGACCATTCCATAGGCTGCTTTTTGAGAAGGTGAGGCAAGTAGCAAGATTCTGTATACGTGTTTCTACCTTGTGGAGAGATGCGGTGCTACCGGGCTGCAAAGGTAGACAAATAGCGACAATTCCTGAGGTAGGTAAACTTAGAAGGCCTCTGAGTTTGAAGGCGCTTTTAATGGAAACGTCGTTTTTGGCTTGTTTTCCGGAAAACAAGCCAAAAACGACGTTCAAAGGCGAAAGTGCTTGGTTAACGGGCGCTGGCTAGGGCTTGGCCAGGATTGGTAAACTCGCGGCGATTCTCTCTAAACCGTTTGTACTGCACGTACTGCTGCGCGTTCAATATCCCGAAGATGCGTTCATGGTACTGTTGCTCTAGTTGGCTTCTCTGCAGGTCTTCCTGGCGTTGGGATAATTGAGAGGCTTGCTGTTGCAGGGCGGCTAGTTTCTGGAATCGCTCTCTGTTGAACTTAGAAAGCTTCACAACTTCTGCTTCGTTCAAGCGCAGGGCGTTGGCCATTTCTTTGGTCAGTTTGTCAGCGGCTTTGTGGGCAGTCGTAGGCATTTGCTGGCTATAGCTAACACCGGTGAAAAGAAACATGACTAGAAGAAATGAATAGAAGACGGATGTTTTCATGGAGCGGAAAAAAGGATTGAGCCGTTCGCCAGCTATTGAAAGTAAGGCGATTTTATATACGGCAGATTCTATATAACGGTTGGTGAATGTTGATGTATTCGCTTGATAAATAATAGGTTGCAGCGCTGGTGCAGTAAGGCCAAATGTTGGGAGAGTTGTAAAAGGCCCAAAAAAAAGCCCTGTCTGTGGAGGCAGGGCTTTTAAAAATTTGCTGGCGCTTATTTTTTGGGGGACGACTTTAGCTCCTGCACAATGGCCAAAAAATTCGCTTCGGGCTTTTGTTTGAACTCAGCGTAAGCAGTAATCTGGCGGGTGTTGAGCATGTTGAATAGTTTTACCTCAAACTCGTCCTCAATTTCACGAAGACGCACGTCCCGTTGTTCGGTATCATCGGCGTAAAGCTTATCTGCTTCGGTGGCTTTGGCCAAACGTTCCTGATTTAACGTTTTCAGCTTGATGTACTCATCTTCGTTCAAGCCCATGGTCTGCATCATAGACCTGGTCAGGTTGCTAGAAGCTTGGTCTAAGGCTGGGTTGGAAGGAGATTTTTGAGCGGCGGCAGAAACTACCAAGGCAAAAAAGAAAAATACGGAGAGAGTAAAGTTTTTCATATTCTTATAATTCTTTGTAAACAATGAGGATGTATGCGTTGGGGGTTGGGATTGATTATTCTTGGAATCTATCACTTTTGATATATGGTGTTTAACGGTTATTTAAATCCATGGTTGTGGGCATTGTGCTCTTAGATAGCATTTATGGGATTTTTATAATTATCTTCTTCATAATGTTCAAGAATTCCTGCTGGCGGGGATTTGTAAATATTCAAGTTTCCTAGTATTTAGTTTTTCAAATACTACGGAACTTGAATATTGGAAGTAGCATCTCAGCACTTGACCGAATCTGCCTGTAGTGATTGTTTTAATATCTTTTACAGATTCTAACGGAAACAGCCTTAAAGCAGAAGCGCCGTTTTTGGCTTGTTTTCTAGAAAACAAGCCAA
The nucleotide sequence above comes from Nibribacter ruber. Encoded proteins:
- a CDS encoding DEAD/DEAH box helicase — protein: MTTSPAPQAHNLLGSPSATEFVIDHVDLGAITFDWLEAHCAERLLPEARGYADIHPLSIQVDFGSFVNPFSSIVFQPVVVRQLGGSLRLDCACAAPKNKMCTHQVQVLQCVLYREEVRVFFDPTLRRQKMQKAAAPYGLEHEPDLDTFFELEYSNKNLHIEPRRKELFPIHTFTSAFIAEELSPSGPRLPAAPLAVDGVKPIVVIGKHRFYNNLHLDLMEAPLTREGKIKNPLKALAPFDFLWQTQDPEELKFYSGISKFQGNYNTTRTPADLAALQALLKNPLRLEFYWHNPEKSVNVTASALSPVQVKALPVDVQLTVHLQNDFYEVSGHLQLEGQAYAFSDLDVQFNYFLHLKNTLYLVEREEMLRVIEFFKKHHHQLVLHSSKFEEFRTQVLAPLEDQINITYSFLRPATAQQVKEQGFDQPAQKLLYLSESTPYVLLTPAMKYGANEVPVLSRKQIYATDAQGRAFTLNREEAAELALTRAILEEHPDLENQISQTSFYLHKDQFLDQDWFLEAFDAWRAQGITILGFDQLKSQKFSPFKGTLSISMESGLDWFDTHIDLLYGKQKASLKQVAKAVKNKTRYVQLDDGTLGILPQEWMDRLARYFRWADVVEEQLRTPKIHFAHVAELYEDEVLPNEIKKELATLQKKMQPTAKLPQIPAPATLQATLRPYQQQGLNWLHQLDDLNFGGCLADDMGLGKTVQVIAFLLVLKEKRAAGPHLVVVPTSLLFNWQQELARFAPSLKVHTFYGAVRGRKEFDLVDIVLTSYGTLLSEIKALKEITFHYIFLDESQAIKNPESQRYKAARLLKARNRIVLTGTPVENNTIDLYGQLSFACPGLLGDKRYFRDHYATPIDKFKETKRAAELQKKIQPFLLRRTKEQVAAELPEKTEMVIYCEMGLEQRQIYESHAKDVRDFLLAQQEDDLPKSRMHVLKGLTKLRQICNSPALLPDEASYGESSAKMEALLEQIENKAPYHKILVFSQFVSMLDLIRPELEKRGIAYEYLTGQTTQRGQKVESFQTKPDVRVFLISLKAGGTGLNLTSADYVYLVDPWWNPAVENQAIDRAHRIGQHQNVVAVRLICPDTIEEKIMTLQASKKELAGNLVKTDSSVLSTFSRQDLLHLVS
- a CDS encoding HD domain-containing protein, which produces MQREEALQILHSYTKGESLLRHARTVELVMRAYAQKLNQDPELWGNTGLLHDADYEAHPHQHPNVIVQLLREQSEEEMAHAISAHYSHWGVPYNTLLDKALLACDEVTGFVVACAQVRPQRLEGLEAKSVLKKLKQASFAASVDRNEVRLGAELLNVDLTEHITFIIETLQAHAEELNLAALPQNA